The proteins below are encoded in one region of Limnochorda pilosa:
- a CDS encoding ABC transporter substrate-binding protein, translating into MRRSLAVVWRSLALACALALALAALPTGAASPPDTLVVGMDEDAVTMDPMNFRHRQTETILRNVYDGLVTRTPDMRVVPELAESWEQPDDTTWIFHLRRGVTFHDGTPFTAEDAAYSINRIVRDGAMGGQTSPRKGLLGQVTGAEVVDEYTLKIETDGPWPALLSFLPFHMMVPSETGDRMIEKPVGTGPFRFVEWQKGQRVVLARYDDYYGGSPELPPVGPAQVKRVIFQALPEPASRLAALRAGEIDIMTDVPVDQMGAVEADPNLQVLTVNGTRSFFMGMNVTKPPFDDVRVRRAVNLAVDVQAIVDGVLNGLATRTSTLLSPQAFGFDESLEAYAYDPEAARELLQEAGVGSGLSITVDTMPDNRPAAEVIAYYLEQVGIRTRIQSWGDYGAMVDAIKQGRRDAWVDSWGNATLDPSDIAEPKLRTGGRGNYSGYSNPRVDELLTLAARTTDQEARQDAYREMQAIVHEDAPMLFGWVAQDLYAVNRRIENWEPSPDSRINLHDAQER; encoded by the coding sequence GTGCGACGCTCACTGGCCGTGGTTTGGCGTTCCCTGGCGCTCGCCTGCGCCCTCGCACTCGCACTTGCGGCCCTCCCGACCGGAGCCGCCTCGCCGCCCGACACCCTCGTGGTGGGCATGGACGAGGACGCCGTCACCATGGACCCCATGAACTTCCGCCACCGCCAGACCGAGACCATCCTGCGCAACGTCTACGACGGGCTGGTCACGCGCACGCCCGACATGCGCGTGGTGCCCGAGCTGGCCGAGTCGTGGGAGCAGCCGGACGACACGACCTGGATCTTTCACCTGCGCCGAGGTGTGACCTTTCACGACGGGACGCCGTTCACCGCCGAGGACGCGGCCTACAGCATCAACCGCATCGTGAGGGATGGGGCCATGGGAGGCCAGACCTCGCCGCGCAAGGGGCTGCTGGGCCAGGTAACGGGAGCCGAGGTGGTCGACGAATACACGCTGAAGATCGAGACCGACGGCCCCTGGCCTGCGCTCCTCTCCTTTCTCCCCTTCCACATGATGGTCCCTTCCGAGACCGGCGACCGGATGATCGAGAAGCCCGTGGGCACAGGCCCCTTCCGCTTCGTGGAGTGGCAGAAGGGCCAGAGGGTGGTGCTCGCGCGCTACGACGACTACTACGGCGGCTCGCCCGAGCTGCCCCCCGTGGGGCCGGCCCAGGTCAAGCGGGTGATCTTCCAGGCCCTGCCTGAACCCGCAAGCCGGCTGGCAGCCCTGCGGGCGGGCGAGATCGACATCATGACCGACGTTCCCGTGGACCAGATGGGCGCGGTGGAGGCCGACCCGAACCTGCAGGTCCTGACGGTCAACGGCACGCGCAGCTTCTTCATGGGGATGAACGTGACCAAACCGCCTTTCGATGATGTGCGGGTTCGCCGGGCGGTGAACCTGGCGGTGGACGTCCAGGCCATCGTGGACGGAGTGTTGAACGGCCTGGCCACGCGCACCTCGACCCTCCTGTCGCCCCAGGCCTTCGGCTTCGACGAGAGCCTGGAGGCGTACGCCTACGATCCGGAGGCCGCACGGGAGCTCCTGCAGGAAGCCGGTGTGGGAAGCGGTCTCTCCATCACCGTCGACACCATGCCCGACAACCGCCCCGCCGCCGAGGTGATCGCCTACTACCTGGAGCAGGTCGGCATCCGGACCCGGATCCAAAGCTGGGGCGACTACGGGGCCATGGTGGACGCCATCAAGCAGGGCAGGCGGGACGCCTGGGTGGACTCCTGGGGGAACGCCACCCTGGACCCCAGCGACATCGCCGAGCCCAAGCTCCGGACGGGCGGGCGCGGGAACTACAGCGGCTACTCGAACCCGCGGGTGGACGAGCTCCTCACCCTGGCCGCCCGGACCACCGATCAAGAGGCCCGGCAGGACGCGTATCGCGAGATGCAGGCCATCGTCCACGAGGACGCGCCCATGCTCTTCGGCTGGGTGGCCCAGGACCTCTATGCGGTGAACCGGCGCATCGAAAACTGGGAGCCCAGCCCCGACAGCCGCATCAATCTCCACGACGCGCAGGAGCGGTAG
- a CDS encoding ABC transporter permease: MSPASRRRCRTLSGSYLARRLLQTIPVVIGVTLIVFTLIHLTPGDPVEVMMAGQGTVTQQQIDQLRAEMGLDEPLWRQYLLFLGGLARGDIGISFYYRGTSVGSLIASRLPATIELTVMALLISLVIALPVGVLSAVRRYSWPDRVGTVGALLGVSMPDFWLGLVLMIVFAVTLQWLPISGRITYGLEPAHLTGLYLLDSLLTRNGPAFGDALRHLLLPAVTLGAAMAALTMRITRSSMLEVIRQEYITYARAKGLSGARVVLRHVLRNALIPTVTVVTLNVGTLLGGNMIVETIFGWPGLGRLVVDSVYVRDYPVVQAAVFVYALTYILMNLAADSLYTYLNPRVTL; encoded by the coding sequence GTGTCGCCGGCCTCACGGCGGAGGTGTCGGACGCTGAGCGGATCCTACCTGGCACGACGCCTGCTCCAGACGATCCCCGTGGTCATCGGGGTGACCCTGATCGTCTTCACCCTCATCCACCTCACCCCGGGCGACCCGGTCGAGGTGATGATGGCCGGGCAGGGAACCGTCACCCAGCAGCAGATCGACCAGCTCCGCGCCGAGATGGGCCTGGACGAGCCCCTGTGGCGCCAGTACCTGCTCTTCCTGGGGGGGCTGGCGCGGGGCGACATAGGAATCTCCTTCTACTACCGGGGAACCTCGGTGGGCTCCCTCATCGCCTCCAGGCTGCCGGCCACCATCGAGCTGACCGTCATGGCGCTGCTGATCTCGCTGGTGATCGCGCTGCCGGTGGGGGTGCTCTCGGCCGTGCGGCGCTACAGCTGGCCGGACCGGGTGGGGACCGTCGGCGCGCTGCTGGGGGTCTCCATGCCCGACTTCTGGCTGGGGCTGGTGCTGATGATCGTCTTCGCGGTGACGCTGCAGTGGCTGCCCATCTCGGGCCGGATCACCTACGGCCTCGAGCCCGCCCACCTCACGGGGCTCTATCTGCTGGACAGCCTGCTCACCCGCAACGGTCCCGCCTTCGGGGACGCGCTGCGGCACCTGCTGCTGCCGGCGGTGACCCTGGGTGCTGCGATGGCCGCGCTCACCATGCGCATCACCCGCTCCTCCATGCTGGAGGTGATCCGCCAGGAGTACATCACCTACGCCCGCGCCAAGGGGCTCTCGGGCGCCCGGGTGGTCCTGCGCCACGTGCTGCGCAACGCCCTCATCCCCACGGTCACCGTGGTGACGCTGAACGTGGGCACCCTCCTGGGCGGCAACATGATCGTGGAGACCATCTTCGGCTGGCCCGGCCTCGGCCGGCTGGTGGTCGACTCGGTCTACGTGCGCGACTACCCGGTGGTGCAGGCGGCGGTCTTCGTCTACGCGCTCACGTACATCCTGATGAACCTGGCGGCCGACTCGCTCTACACGTACCTGAACCCGCGCGTCACGCTCTAG
- a CDS encoding ABC transporter permease produces the protein MEELERAHELTRRELLEQLEGEHETTNLSAWQLVWREFRKNRLAVVGGVVVLLLVAVALGAPWIAPHDPTRIDPIHKLQPPAWMEGGSWSHPLGTDHLGRDLLSRMIYGSRVSLAVGAVVVLVATSLGVVAGLVSGFFGGVADTVIQRLVEILLAFPYLVLAIALMAVMGPGLTNLFLALVYKEWVTPARVVRAEVLAVKQREYVEAARALGAGPFRIMFRQILPNVLASAVVIATLRVAWVILMESSLSFLGLGVQPPTPSWGTIIADGRSYVFQQWWISTFPGLAILLTVLAINLLGEGLRDALDPRLRE, from the coding sequence TTGGAGGAGCTGGAACGGGCCCACGAGCTCACCCGGCGCGAGCTCCTGGAGCAGCTGGAGGGTGAGCACGAGACCACCAACCTGTCCGCCTGGCAGCTGGTGTGGCGGGAGTTCCGCAAGAACCGGCTGGCCGTGGTGGGGGGCGTCGTCGTGCTCCTCCTGGTGGCGGTGGCCCTGGGTGCGCCCTGGATCGCTCCCCACGACCCCACCCGCATCGACCCCATCCACAAGCTGCAGCCGCCTGCCTGGATGGAGGGCGGCAGCTGGAGCCACCCCCTGGGGACGGACCACCTGGGCCGGGACCTGCTCAGCCGCATGATCTACGGCTCGCGCGTCTCCCTGGCGGTGGGGGCGGTGGTGGTGCTGGTGGCCACTTCGCTGGGTGTGGTGGCGGGGCTGGTCTCGGGCTTCTTCGGGGGCGTGGCGGACACGGTGATCCAGCGCCTGGTGGAGATCCTCCTGGCCTTCCCGTACCTGGTGCTGGCCATCGCCCTCATGGCCGTCATGGGCCCCGGGCTCACCAACCTCTTCCTGGCCCTGGTCTACAAGGAGTGGGTGACGCCCGCCCGGGTGGTGCGGGCCGAGGTGCTCGCGGTGAAGCAGCGGGAGTACGTGGAGGCCGCCCGGGCCCTGGGGGCCGGTCCCTTCCGCATCATGTTCCGCCAGATCCTCCCCAACGTGCTCGCCTCGGCGGTGGTCATCGCCACCCTGCGGGTCGCCTGGGTGATCCTGATGGAGTCCTCGCTCTCCTTCCTGGGTCTGGGCGTCCAGCCGCCCACGCCCTCGTGGGGCACCATCATCGCCGACGGGCGGAGCTACGTCTTCCAGCAGTGGTGGATCTCCACCTTTCCAGGCCTCGCCATCCTGCTGACGGTGCTGGCCATCAATCTCCTGGGGGAGGGCCTCCGCGACGCGCTGGACCCGAGGTTGCGCGAGTGA
- a CDS encoding gamma-glutamyl-gamma-aminobutyrate hydrolase family protein — translation MPDERPLIGITVAFDDGTDLESLRPHVELFFSDAPYARAIERAGGLPVLVPLVGEQALPGFIRQMDGLLFSGGGGYLRARHRRQQQLPDLEALAPRRFRFESALLRAALAADTPVLGVCRGHQMIVRLLGGRIRASLPPGAHAHYREEVPIGRRPVHGIRIEPDSLLAAILGRTEIGVNSLHRQAARWVAPPLRVSARAEDGVIEAVESRAHSFVLGVQFHPELLLAEQPRWLRLFDSLVRAAGRHRLVREGHPPAGGALTGTDRASTGTDGAAVGDGATAPAAGVAVGHAASSSAARLE, via the coding sequence ATGCCGGACGAGCGGCCGCTCATCGGGATCACGGTGGCCTTCGACGACGGCACGGACCTGGAGTCTCTCAGACCTCACGTGGAGCTCTTCTTCAGCGACGCACCCTACGCCCGGGCCATCGAGCGGGCCGGGGGCCTTCCCGTCCTGGTCCCGCTGGTGGGCGAGCAGGCGCTGCCCGGTTTCATCCGGCAGATGGACGGTCTCCTCTTCTCCGGCGGGGGCGGCTACCTCCGGGCCCGCCACCGCCGCCAGCAGCAGCTTCCGGACCTGGAGGCCCTGGCGCCCCGGCGCTTCCGCTTCGAGAGCGCCCTGCTACGGGCGGCTCTGGCCGCCGACACGCCGGTCCTGGGCGTTTGCCGGGGCCACCAGATGATCGTGCGCCTCCTGGGCGGGAGGATCCGCGCCTCGTTGCCCCCCGGCGCCCACGCGCACTACCGCGAGGAGGTGCCCATCGGCCGCCGCCCGGTGCACGGGATCCGGATCGAGCCCGACAGCCTGCTGGCAGCGATCCTGGGGCGCACCGAGATCGGCGTCAACAGCCTCCACCGGCAGGCCGCCCGGTGGGTGGCACCGCCTCTGCGGGTGTCGGCGCGGGCCGAGGACGGGGTGATCGAGGCGGTGGAGAGCCGGGCGCACAGCTTCGTGCTGGGCGTCCAGTTCCACCCGGAGCTGCTCCTCGCCGAGCAGCCCCGCTGGCTCCGGCTCTTCGACAGCCTCGTCCGGGCCGCCGGGCGGCACCGGCTGGTGCGAGAAGGGCACCCGCCAGCAGGCGGGGCGCTCACAGGCACGGACCGCGCCAGCACCGGCACGGATGGGGCGGCAGTCGGAGACGGGGCAACCGCCCCCGCGGCTGGCGTCGCGGTCGGGCACGCAGCCTCAAGCTCCGCCGCACGCCTTGAGTGA
- the gltX gene encoding glutamate--tRNA ligase: MEEVRARFAPSPTGYLHVGGARTALFNWLFARHHGGTFVLRIEDTDALRSTEASVNVILEALHWLGLDWDEGPSVGGPYGPYRQTERLDLYREYARRLADAGRAYRCYCSSEELNERRQALLKSGQAVKYDRKCLNLSKAERDRYEAEGRVPVLRFLADDQGETVVEDLIRGSVRFENHVLDDFVIIKSDGNPTYNFAVVVDDALMRITHVIRGEDHLSNTPRQIQVYQALDLPVPRFAHVPMILGPDRQRLSKRHGATSVEQYREQGYLPEAMVNYLALLGWSLDDRHELFTREELVEHFSLERISKNPAIFDVKKIDWMNGVYLRSLPRERLAREAAARLEQAGYLPPDQREASLPRLEAILEQVQARIKHLGELVPWTYYYFTDEVQYDEKAVERFLTPEYVPAMLAEAVHGLEALESFTVEGIQAVFEGLRERRGMKLGDVLQPVRVALTGTTVSPGMYEVIHLLGRDAACRRLRRWAKSSS, translated from the coding sequence TTGGAAGAGGTACGCGCCCGCTTCGCGCCCAGCCCCACCGGCTACCTGCACGTCGGCGGGGCTCGCACCGCGCTGTTCAACTGGCTCTTTGCACGCCATCACGGCGGGACGTTCGTGCTCCGCATCGAGGACACCGATGCCCTGCGCTCGACCGAGGCGTCGGTGAACGTGATCCTCGAAGCCCTGCACTGGCTGGGCCTCGACTGGGATGAGGGCCCCTCGGTGGGCGGCCCCTACGGGCCGTACCGCCAGACCGAGCGCCTGGACCTCTATCGGGAGTATGCCCGGCGCCTGGCGGACGCGGGCCGCGCCTACCGGTGCTACTGCAGCTCCGAGGAGCTCAACGAGCGCCGGCAGGCTCTGCTGAAGAGCGGGCAGGCGGTCAAGTACGACCGGAAGTGCCTCAACCTCTCGAAAGCCGAAAGGGACCGCTACGAAGCCGAGGGCCGGGTGCCGGTGCTCCGTTTCCTCGCCGACGACCAGGGCGAGACCGTGGTGGAAGACCTGATCCGCGGCAGCGTCCGCTTCGAAAACCACGTGCTCGACGACTTCGTCATCATCAAGTCCGACGGAAACCCCACCTACAACTTCGCCGTGGTGGTGGACGACGCGCTCATGCGGATCACCCACGTGATCCGGGGAGAGGACCACCTCTCCAACACCCCGCGCCAGATCCAGGTCTACCAGGCGCTGGATCTTCCGGTCCCCCGCTTCGCCCATGTGCCCATGATCCTGGGCCCGGACCGCCAGCGGCTCTCCAAGCGTCACGGCGCCACCTCGGTGGAGCAGTACCGGGAACAGGGCTACCTGCCCGAGGCGATGGTGAACTACCTGGCCCTGCTGGGGTGGTCGCTGGACGACCGCCACGAGCTCTTCACCCGGGAGGAGCTTGTGGAGCACTTCAGCCTGGAGCGCATCTCCAAGAACCCAGCCATCTTCGACGTGAAGAAGATCGACTGGATGAACGGCGTCTACCTGCGCTCCCTGCCCCGGGAGCGGCTGGCCCGGGAGGCCGCGGCGCGCCTGGAGCAGGCCGGCTACCTGCCCCCCGACCAGAGAGAAGCCAGCCTCCCCCGCCTCGAAGCGATCCTGGAGCAGGTTCAGGCCCGCATCAAGCACCTGGGCGAGCTGGTGCCCTGGACCTACTACTACTTCACCGATGAGGTCCAGTACGATGAGAAGGCGGTGGAGCGCTTCCTCACGCCCGAATACGTGCCTGCCATGCTGGCCGAGGCCGTCCACGGGTTGGAGGCGCTGGAATCCTTCACCGTGGAGGGGATCCAGGCCGTGTTCGAGGGTCTTCGCGAGCGGCGCGGGATGAAGTTGGGCGACGTGCTTCAACCGGTCCGGGTGGCGCTCACGGGCACCACCGTCTCGCCGGGGATGTACGAGGTGATCCACCTGCTGGGCCGCGATGCGGCCTGCCGGCGGCTTCGACGGTGGGCGAAGTCTTCGTCTTGA
- a CDS encoding MTAP family purine nucleoside phosphorylase: protein MRVGIIGGTGLYRMEAQEEEPVRVATPFGPVVLRRVLWAEREVFFVARHGEQHHIPPHRVNYRANVWALKEVGVERVLSSSAVGSLRPEMRPGDLALVDQFLDFTRGRVTSFYQGDASGVFHVDVTDPYCPELRATLAASAARIFPAGEGDGGEGGAGGRDPHEAGQHPGPVMHPAATYVCAEGPRYETAAEIRAFRQLGGDLVGMTNVPEVVLAREAGLCYATVAVVTNLAAGLASAPLTHQEVTEVMESASERLRALLQEAVRRLEPPTCACAELGGPWPPDVERAGR from the coding sequence GTGCGCGTGGGCATCATCGGCGGTACGGGCCTCTACCGGATGGAGGCCCAGGAGGAGGAACCGGTCCGCGTGGCGACGCCCTTCGGTCCCGTGGTCCTGCGGCGGGTCCTCTGGGCCGAGCGAGAGGTCTTCTTCGTAGCGCGGCACGGGGAGCAGCATCACATCCCGCCCCACCGGGTGAACTACCGGGCCAACGTTTGGGCCCTGAAGGAAGTGGGGGTGGAGCGGGTCCTCTCCAGTTCCGCCGTCGGCTCCCTCCGTCCCGAGATGCGGCCGGGCGACCTGGCGCTGGTGGACCAGTTCCTCGACTTCACCCGCGGCCGGGTGACCAGTTTCTACCAAGGCGACGCCTCCGGCGTCTTCCACGTGGACGTGACCGACCCCTACTGCCCCGAGCTCCGGGCCACCCTGGCAGCGTCCGCGGCCAGGATCTTCCCCGCTGGCGAGGGCGACGGTGGCGAAGGCGGTGCGGGCGGCCGTGACCCCCACGAGGCCGGGCAGCACCCGGGGCCGGTGATGCACCCTGCGGCTACCTACGTCTGCGCCGAGGGCCCGCGCTACGAGACCGCGGCCGAGATCCGGGCCTTCCGCCAGCTGGGCGGCGACCTGGTGGGGATGACCAACGTGCCGGAGGTGGTGCTCGCCCGGGAGGCGGGCCTCTGCTACGCCACCGTGGCCGTGGTCACCAACCTGGCGGCCGGACTTGCTTCCGCGCCGCTCACCCACCAGGAGGTCACCGAGGTCATGGAGAGCGCCTCGGAGCGCCTGCGCGCCCTCCTGCAGGAGGCGGTGCGCCGGCTGGAACCCCCAACGTGCGCCTGCGCCGAGCTCGGGGGACCGTGGCCGCCGGACGTGGAGCGGGCCGGCCGCTGA
- a CDS encoding carbohydrate-binding protein yields MSWWETLRDILGWTEDDETERGRASPGSAGMEAADELAGFYNGRSVAGTATAEPAAEAYQLAPNDGVKVEPVPMTRQDQVTVAYDGLLARAGAQQVFLHCGYGPGPWRRVREYAMQRRPEGHWEAKVTLDDGGRFSFCFRDNANNWDNNTGRNWSYEIHEGTVPW; encoded by the coding sequence GTGAGCTGGTGGGAGACGCTGAGAGACATCCTGGGCTGGACCGAGGACGACGAGACGGAGCGCGGGCGCGCGTCGCCGGGAAGCGCCGGCATGGAGGCAGCCGACGAGCTGGCCGGCTTCTACAACGGCCGCAGCGTCGCGGGAACGGCCACGGCCGAGCCCGCGGCCGAGGCGTACCAACTGGCACCCAACGACGGCGTGAAGGTGGAGCCGGTGCCCATGACCCGACAGGACCAGGTGACGGTGGCGTACGACGGGCTCCTGGCCCGGGCGGGCGCGCAGCAGGTCTTCCTGCACTGCGGCTACGGGCCCGGCCCGTGGCGAAGGGTGCGGGAGTACGCGATGCAGCGGCGGCCCGAGGGGCACTGGGAGGCCAAGGTCACCCTGGACGACGGCGGCCGCTTCAGCTTCTGCTTCCGCGACAACGCCAACAACTGGGACAACAACACCGGCCGCAACTGGAGCTACGAGATCCACGAGGGCACCGTGCCCTGGTAG
- the murA gene encoding UDP-N-acetylglucosamine 1-carboxyvinyltransferase yields MARLLVEGGRRLQGEVEIDGAKNSALPIMAAAGLAEGESVLERIPPTTDVTTMAQILRELGMSVSFSPGGTCVIDGSRLRHHRAPYDLVRRMRASFYVAGLLLARLGRAEVPLPGGCALGSRPVDFHMRGFEQLGARIRIEHGYMIAGAPRGLHGRPVLVERASVGTTVNLMLAAALAEGTTVLENAAREPEVADLAAFLNRMGARVNGAGGPTVTIEGVRTLHPARHAVIADRVEAGTFLVAAAITRGEVTLRNVTPEHLQAALRKLEEAGARVEPAGPDALRLAMDDRPSPLEVETAPYPGFPTDLHQPMVALLSLARGISTIRETIFDRFRYVDELRRMGAHIRVDGQRALVEGVERLTGAPVEAPDLRGGAALVLAGLAAEGRTEVQSVEHVDRGYDRFEEKLNQLGARIRRVDPDRPARDHTLIPAMGC; encoded by the coding sequence GTGGCCCGGCTCCTGGTAGAGGGAGGTCGCCGCCTGCAGGGCGAGGTGGAGATCGACGGGGCCAAGAACAGCGCACTGCCGATCATGGCGGCCGCGGGGCTGGCCGAGGGGGAGTCGGTGCTGGAACGGATTCCCCCCACCACCGACGTGACCACCATGGCGCAGATCCTTCGGGAGCTGGGGATGTCGGTCTCCTTCAGCCCAGGCGGGACGTGTGTCATCGACGGCTCCCGCCTGCGGCACCACCGGGCGCCCTACGACCTGGTGCGGCGCATGCGCGCCTCCTTCTACGTGGCCGGGCTCCTGCTGGCTCGCCTCGGTAGGGCCGAGGTGCCGCTGCCGGGCGGCTGCGCGCTGGGCTCGCGCCCCGTCGACTTCCACATGCGGGGCTTCGAGCAGCTGGGCGCCCGGATCCGCATCGAGCACGGCTACATGATCGCCGGAGCACCTCGCGGCCTTCACGGCAGGCCGGTGCTGGTGGAGCGGGCCAGCGTGGGAACCACGGTGAACCTCATGCTCGCCGCGGCCCTCGCAGAGGGAACCACGGTGCTGGAGAACGCGGCCAGGGAGCCCGAGGTGGCGGACCTGGCCGCGTTCCTGAACCGCATGGGCGCCCGGGTGAACGGAGCCGGCGGACCCACGGTGACCATCGAGGGCGTCCGCACCCTACACCCGGCCCGCCACGCCGTCATTGCGGACCGGGTGGAAGCGGGAACCTTCCTGGTGGCTGCGGCCATCACCCGCGGGGAGGTGACGCTGCGGAACGTGACGCCCGAGCACCTGCAAGCCGCCCTCCGCAAGCTGGAGGAGGCCGGGGCCAGGGTCGAACCCGCCGGCCCCGACGCCCTTCGCCTGGCCATGGACGACCGGCCCAGTCCCCTCGAGGTGGAGACGGCTCCGTACCCGGGATTCCCCACGGATCTGCACCAACCCATGGTCGCGCTCCTTTCCCTGGCTCGGGGCATCAGCACCATCCGAGAGACGATCTTCGACCGCTTCCGCTATGTGGACGAGCTGCGCCGCATGGGCGCCCACATCCGGGTGGACGGCCAGCGGGCGCTGGTGGAAGGCGTGGAGCGGCTCACGGGTGCACCCGTGGAGGCGCCGGACCTGAGAGGGGGCGCTGCGCTGGTGCTGGCCGGCCTGGCCGCGGAGGGCCGCACTGAGGTCCAGTCCGTCGAACACGTGGACCGGGGCTACGACCGCTTCGAGGAGAAGCTGAACCAGCTCGGGGCCCGCATCCGCCGGGTGGATCCCGACCGGCCCGCCCGGGACCACACCCTCATTCCAGCCATGGGCTGCTGA
- a CDS encoding YtrH family sporulation protein yields the protein MEPAEGGANVLLRVAKELLLPFCTAFGVVLGGSLLGSLAIVLTRGSPLAAIADLSGKIRLWAIAVAIGGTFDTLTALESGLFGGQVFLLLRQGAVVAAALFGAHAGYWLLASLVNLRG from the coding sequence GTGGAACCGGCGGAAGGGGGCGCCAACGTGCTGCTGCGGGTGGCCAAGGAGCTTCTCCTTCCCTTCTGTACCGCCTTCGGCGTGGTCCTGGGCGGGTCGCTCCTGGGGTCGCTCGCCATCGTCCTCACCCGAGGATCGCCCCTAGCGGCCATCGCTGACCTCTCGGGCAAGATCCGGCTCTGGGCCATCGCGGTAGCCATCGGCGGTACCTTCGACACCCTCACGGCGCTGGAGTCGGGGCTCTTCGGGGGACAGGTCTTCCTGCTGCTGCGGCAGGGGGCTGTGGTGGCGGCCGCGCTGTTCGGAGCGCACGCCGGCTACTGGCTCCTGGCCAGCCTGGTGAATCTGCGAGGCTAG